DNA sequence from the Oryza brachyantha chromosome 5, ObraRS2, whole genome shotgun sequence genome:
GTGGTTGATCAATGATTAAAATTAATGTACACATACGATACAGTGgtgatatattatatgtgtCACAGCTTACTTAGTTAGTtgcttatacatataaaattatatgcagCATCCACCTCTATTATAAAACTCAAATACGCTCGTTCCATCATCATACTTTGTTCTATCAGAGGGAAAGCATATTACATCATCGTAATTATATCGTAaagattttataaaaagaaactTTAACATAGAATTTGTAGAGTAAAAGAgcatactacctccgtcccataataacatcatttttcgatttctatgCCTAATgctttgaccattcatcttattgaaaaatttataaaaaactttaaaaaattagtcatgcataaagtactattcatattttatcatctagtagtgaaaaaaatattaatctcaaaaagattttaaataagatgaagagttaaaactttgtatctaaaaactgaaaaatgaccTTATTTCGGGACGAATGTAGTATTatttaggcaaaatttgctaaagggcatcgaaaaaacgtgtaattagccggtggacaccgtaagatcatgaatttgttgcagggcaccacaaaaatatggtaattagctggtagacatTTCagccattattttttaatttcagagtcaaaatttttaaaaatgatgacATTGCCCTCGGTGGCTGGGTCGCCACCGCCCTCACCGCAGCTggggcgccgccaccgccgcctacTCAGTCACCCTATAGGCTAGGGTGCGGTGCCGAGACCGATTGTATCTGGTTCGACTGGACCCAATCAGTATAACGGTTTGGTCACCAAGGgcaatctcatcatttttaaaatttttgatttcgaaattaattaaataatgtccgaagtgtctaccagctaattaccatattttttgatgttcTACAGAAAATTCGTGATATTACGGTGTCTATCGGctaattacatttttttattatttaactgTTAAAGAGAGTGGGCGCAGAAATCAAGAGAGCACAAAGctggagagagaaagaagaacgGACGACTAGGCCACCCTCCATGTGCGATCGATGGGTGTGGCATGCGAAACACGGGGCCTCTGACCAACTGTACCGGACGACACACTCGGCTTTGCGTGCGAGGTGTCGCGATAAAACCCACCTCGACACCTCGTGCTTCGCGCCAGCCAGTCCTCATGCCCTTGGCCTGGCTCCGCGAGCTCTGCTccgtctccacctcctcctcctcctgctgctgctgccgcctccgcgcgccgccgcctcgccccccgcccgccgccgccgacgaggttGCTATGGACGACATCATCACCCACCGCACCGTCGACGCCAACGGCCTGCGGATGCACGTGGCGGAGGCCGGCCCGCCAGGCGCCGGCGCCCCcgcggtgctgctgctgcacgggTTCCCGCAGGCGTGGTACGCCTGGCGCCACCAGATgcgggcgctcgccgccgcggggtaCCGCGCCGTGGCCCCCGACCTTCGGGGCTACGGGGGCTCCGACGCGCCCCCCTCCGAGCAGCACTACACGGCGATGCACGTCGTCGGCGACCTCGTGGCGctcctcgacgccgtcgtcggcgtggGGGAGCCGGTGTTCGTGGTGGCGCACGACTGGGGCGCGCTCACCGCGTGGAACCTGTGCCTGTTCCGGCCGGACCGGGTGAGGGCGCTCGTCGCCCTCAGCGTCGCCTTCACCCCCCGGAGCCCCGCGAGGAAGCCCGTCGACGGCCTGAGGACTATCTACGGCGACGACTACTACGTCTGCCGCATCCAGGTACCCAGCACACCTCGCCATGGCTGTTCCTAGCTAAACTAACACTCCTACTGATAGTAATTAagaccctgtttagtttaaaattttttttcgttcACCCGTCGCATCAAATCTTTGTATAATgtatatagttaaaaaaataattaatcatatagttTGGAAGGAATTTACGAGACACatattttaaacctaattagtccataattaatcataagGTTAATTCGTTTTAGGCcactataaatataacaaaaaaataacattataaTTCATGTATTTAGATGAGTGGCTTCACTGTATTTCTAAATTGGATCCCACCTTGACTTTTACCATCCATATGCGTCATCTCCCTCGTCCACGTCATCTCCTCCAATCACGTCGCCGCACCCTCCGAGACTCCCAGGCACGAGACCCGAAGCCGccgtccggccgccgccgaagccgctgtccagccaccgccgccgccgcatccggcCAGGCCGCCGCTTCCACCGTCTAGGTCTGACCAGAagtcggtcgccgccaccgtccgaGAGTCGCCGTCCGGGAGTCGTCGTCGCTGGCCTCCGCCCCGCACGTCCGCCGTCagcctccgccccgcccgccgtcggccTCCGCACGCCCAGTCCGCCCCGCCGGCGGCCTTCGCCCGTCCTGCATGcacgctcgccgccgacctccgcctGCCCCGCCGTGGACCTCCCGCCCCACCCCGCCTTGCtgctcgccgttgccgccCTCCACGTCGCTTCAGCTGTTCGCGTGGATGGAGGCCGAGGCCGGCTCCTTGCCCTGCGAGACCACCATGCGCCCGCTCTGAGGCGTTCGCCGGGAAGGAGGCCGTGCACGGGTACGTGGTGAAGCGCGGCATGGCGGACAACCAATTCGTGCCGAACGCGCTCATGGACATGTACGCGCGCCTCGGCGAGACGGACGTTACGCGCCGGATCTTCACCATGGTCGACCTCCCCGACGTCGTGTCCAGGAACACCCTCATCACCGGCTGCGTCGTCCAGGGCGATGTCAACGACGTGTTCCAGCTCGTCCGCGagatgcagcggaaagaagaAGACGGCTTCACCGGCGTGGCGCCGAACGCCATCACGTTGATGATCCTCCTGCCGGGGTGGGCCATGCTGGCAGCGCCGGCGAAGGGGAAGGAGATACACGGGTATGCGGTGAGGCGAGGGAGGAaaacggaggaggagagggaggaaaacgGAAGGAAGATGGCAGATGGATGGAAAAAGCTATGGCAGTGACATGTATCCAATTTGAGAAAACGTGAattgtaataatatttttttaaatagttatatttgaaATGGCATAAAACGAATTAACCCTTAATCATAACTGCTACAATAATTCgtatgtgctaataacagattaattaggtttaaaaaaatcatctcgtAGTTTTGTGACAccctatataattattttttattagtgtcCGAAATAGTTTTATGACGTACAGTACCCAACCTAAACATTTTTGTGAACTAAACACGCCGCAAGTAGTAGCTGATTATTGATTTGCAGGAGCCTGGAGCGATCGAAGCTGAGTTCGCGCGGCTGGGCACGGAGCTGGTGCTCAGGAAGTTCTTGGCTTACCGGACTCCCGGCCCGCTGATGATGCCGAAGAGCGGGTGGGGTTCGCCGGACGACGAGGTGCCATTGCCGAGCTGGATCACCGAGGACGACATCAAGTACTACACAAGCATGTTCGACAAGACTGGTTTCACCGGAGGACTGAACTACTACCGCGCCCTCAACAAGTAACCCACCACTATTTTTGGAAACATTTCAAACTACAAGTttcttttagattatttaatttgtttaaaagtttttttttcttttcgatcACTTCAGTGGTCAATTTTGGAATGTTAAAATGCTCAGATTCACTTTCCAATCATCCTATTGGCGTGGCAATGGTCAATtagggggggagggggggcattttttttgttttttcaataaaaaggtcaaataacatatttgtaaatggaaaataagttgtaaataaaacttatatatatatatatatatatatatatatatatatgtttatagcgaattagtgatctaaaaaccaaggccgaaaaataagctatgatgaaaaaaactcaaaattaactctaaatttaaggttaaaaatataaatcttatAAATATTAGCAAAAGCTAAAGGATGGAGGTGTATAAATGATTGGAGTTACTGGAATTTAGCATACAAATACTTTCattgtgatataaaattttgaaatctaAAGTATCATATTTTGGAAGGGAGGTAGTACAATATTACTATTAAGCTGTTTCAAATGGTTCAGTCAAATTTGcgacaaaaaaataaaccatttcaATTTCCAAAAgaactttgaatttttttaaaaaattttcatatactaattatgaAACATTGCAAATataattcttatattttgtattCTTTTTTTCAGGACATGGGAGCTCACAGCACCCTGGACAGGAGCTCAGATAAAGGTACCAGCAAAGTTCATTGTTGGGGACCTGGATTTGACATACCATACTCCAGGCATACAGGATTTTATTCACAAAGGTGGCTTCAAGAAATACGTGCCACTACTGGATGATGTGGTGGTCATGGAAGGTGTCGGCCACTTCATCAATGAAGAGAAACCAGAGGAAGTTAGTGAGCATATAATCAGCTTCATAAGCAAGTTCTCAGCTGAAAAGTGATCACCAACCATGAAATTTAGGGGATGAAATAAAAGGGTGGAGAAATCGGTGCCCCCGCTATGATTGTTCAGTCACCTTGATTGTAAGTTCACATGCATATGTTTCAGTGTATGATTTTAGTACATGTTTGGTTGCATTCGAAGTGTCTCTCTCTGGTTGGAATTGTACACATCTTCAAGTTAATAATTGTCTTGTGAAGTATCAATTGATCCTCATGACATTCATATATGAACGGTGGTGCTGATGCCTGGATAGGCCTAACATACGAACCAAGTGTAACCAAGGTTTATTTGATGTTCTGACCTTTATTTCAGAAAGCTACAATCAATTGTTAGAAAGTTTTTTGTTCCAATAATTGTGCATTACATATCACAGGTTGATTGATaacaagaaaattaattaaaacactATCCTAAAGACCGAGATAACACTATCCATAGCTTGTGAAATTTTTCGCAAGCAGGTTGTATATAATCCTTGTTCATATCAAACCTGAAACAAACCCCTTGAAATCAGCACCCGTTGGTCCTGGCAACCTAAACTTGTGCCCGGATGGCTACACATCCCTTGATGTCCGCTTAGTTTTTTAATGCGTTTGGTTCATGCATGAAGCTAGATATGACGATCCAGGAAGagaatattttatgaaaatgtAGATGAGTGTATCTGGCCGGCCGAATTGGGTGGATAAGCTCAGCTATCTTCGATAACATTGATCATTAGTGATTATTCagtattaattagtctattttgtcataaattagtaattaacCAATATAAATTAGTGatcatatctatatatatatgtttatttgtaTTAATTACACCAAGAtttatgatgattaatttatattattatttattagtaattcaatatcCCCATCCATTCATATTCATCCAtccaaacaaatataaaactgaATCACTATATCCCtaaaaaaatggatggtcATATCCTATCCACATTGACCACCAACCAAATGCACCCTAAAGAAACATGTATGATCAGAATATaactaaattataaatcaatCACTCAATAGGCCTAGGAGAAACCACGAGCTAAAGAGAAATAGGTCACCCTCAATATCATGCGTACCATAcactacaacaaaaatattatgtaatGATATCTTTTAgagacaaattaaaaaaaacactactCCTATACCCTAGAGACATTGTTTAGAGACATTTTTCAAATTGTCTATAATGTTTTTACCCTAAAGACACTTTAGAGGCAATTTTCTAACCTAATTTGCTAAATTAATCTTATACTAGAAAAAATATCCATGCATTGCACTaggtcaagttaattttaattacgtaaatttaaaaataatttgaaacataagttttaaaacaaaagaaaaccagTATTAGTGGAGAGTTATCCTAATATACTACGAAAGCAGGTATAATATTAGTCTATCAAacaattagtatttttaaacattaatGTCACTATTTAGCATCTGGCCCAAATTTGTTAGAGACGGCCCTGGTTGAGGGTTGTGAAAGAAACTCGAAGTATAATTGAGCGGTCTACAGTAGACCTTTTCCACTTGGCAAGAACTGGACGCTGAAGCCAGCCCATACCACGAGGGTTTCGCAAATACTAGCTCTGTTTCATAAATAATGTAAGTTTCAtaaataatgtaagatgtttaactttttcttacgatgtttgaccatttatcttatt
Encoded proteins:
- the LOC102722014 gene encoding epoxide hydrolase A-like, with amino-acid sequence MDDIITHRTVDANGLRMHVAEAGPPGAGAPAVLLLHGFPQAWYAWRHQMRALAAAGYRAVAPDLRGYGGSDAPPSEQHYTAMHVVGDLVALLDAVVGVGEPVFVVAHDWGALTAWNLCLFRPDRVRALVALSVAFTPRSPARKPVDGLRTIYGDDYYVCRIQEPGAIEAEFARLGTELVLRKFLAYRTPGPLMMPKSGWGSPDDEVPLPSWITEDDIKYYTSMFDKTGFTGGLNYYRALNKTWELTAPWTGAQIKVPAKFIVGDLDLTYHTPGIQDFIHKGGFKKYVPLLDDVVVMEGVGHFINEEKPEEVSEHIISFISKFSAEK